The following nucleotide sequence is from Pseudarthrobacter psychrotolerans.
CATGGATCCCGCTTCTTACTTCAGCTCCGGGCCGGCCTGCTGATGCTGCTTGTCATCTTGCTGGCAGTTCTCGCGGCCCGCGCCGGCGCGGCCTGGGGACTGGACGGGGCCGGAGCCACCTGGCTCCTGGTCCTGGCCACCACGTTGGTGGCGGGCGGTTGTTCGGTGGCCATCTCCTGGCTTCGGCTGCGGCCCGCCGGGTCCCTGTTCCATATCTTCGCCTTCGCAGCCATTGCCTCGATCCCCAACCAGCCGCCGCTCCTGGAAGGCATGCTGGTGGCTGTCCTCACCACCGCCTTCTGCCTGCTGATCGGCTTCTCTGCACGGGTGCTGCCCAGCCACCGCACACCCTGGGTCCGGCCGCGCCCGCTCCGCCGCACTCCGGACGAGCGGCGGGCGGCCTGGCTGGAAGGCCTGGGCTATTTTGTGGCAGCCGGGCTGGCCGGTTCGCTGGCGACCCTGGTGGGGCAACGCCTGGGCTTTGGCCACAACTACTGGGCCATGGTGGCGGCGGTGGTGCCGCTGGTGGGGCACACCACTGTGCACCGCGTCCGCCGCGGCGTGCAGAGGATCATCGGCACAGTTCTGGGGCTGGCTGTGCTGGCCGGGATCCTGCTGCTGGGCCTGGCACCGTGGCAGACGGTGCTGGTGATCGCGCTGTGCCAGTTCGGCGCCGAGTTGTTCATCGCCCGCCAGTACGTGCTGGCGCAGCTCTTCGTCACGCCGCTGGCCTTGATCTCCACGCTGCTCGTGGTGCCGGCGTCGCCCACCATTCTGCTCCGGGACCGGATCGCCGAGACGGTGATCGGCGCCGCCGTCGGCATTGCCGTGGTGCTGGCACCTGTCCTCTGGCGGCGGGTGCTGCGGCCGCGCCTGGTGTAATTTGCGCCGGATGCAACCTGCGCCCGGTGTAAACGGCGACAAAATTTGGCCCCTCGAAGGCTCAAAGGATGGAGCGGCGGGGCGTCAGGAACCCAGCCGGCCGCCGGACTCCTCGAGGTAGCAGGAGCCGCACAGGGATTCGTACCAGACGTCCTGGCCGTCGATGGCCACCTGGTCGCCGTCGAACACAACTTTGTTGCCAACGCGCCGGGTGTTGAAGATGGCCTTGCGCCCGCACCGGCAGATGGTCTTGAGCTCTTCCAGCGTGTGGGCGACCTCCAGGAGCCGGCGTGATCCCGGGAACGCGTGGGTCAGGAAGTCCGTCCTGATGCCGTAGGCGAGTACCGGGACGTTGTCCAGGACGGCGATGCGGAACAGGTCATCCACCTGGTCCGGGGTCAGGAACTGTGCCTCGTCCACTAGAAAGCAGGCCACCGGCTTCTGGTCCACGTGCTCCAGCAGGGCATCCGGGTCATCGCCGGCAGCATGGGCGGCGAAGAGCTCACGCACCGGGGTGGTGGCAGAGAGAAGAAAGTCCACGGACCGTGTCATGCCCAGCCGGGACACAATGTCGGTATCGCCTTTGGTGTCCACGCCGGGCTTGGCCAGCAGGACACGCTGGCCCCGCTCCTCGTAATTGAAGGCGGCCTGCAGGAGCCCGGTGGACTTTCCTGAGTTCATGGCGCCGTAGCGGAAGTAGAGCTT
It contains:
- a CDS encoding FUSC family protein codes for the protein MKILAEMFSIAPANKDHQPALRCAVGVFVPLLTLVLLGRLDLAIFASFGAFTGIYGRGEPHGSRFLLQLRAGLLMLLVILLAVLAARAGAAWGLDGAGATWLLVLATTLVAGGCSVAISWLRLRPAGSLFHIFAFAAIASIPNQPPLLEGMLVAVLTTAFCLLIGFSARVLPSHRTPWVRPRPLRRTPDERRAAWLEGLGYFVAAGLAGSLATLVGQRLGFGHNYWAMVAAVVPLVGHTTVHRVRRGVQRIIGTVLGLAVLAGILLLGLAPWQTVLVIALCQFGAELFIARQYVLAQLFVTPLALISTLLVVPASPTILLRDRIAETVIGAAVGIAVVLAPVLWRRVLRPRLV
- a CDS encoding thymidine kinase, with amino-acid sequence MAKLYFRYGAMNSGKSTGLLQAAFNYEERGQRVLLAKPGVDTKGDTDIVSRLGMTRSVDFLLSATTPVRELFAAHAAGDDPDALLEHVDQKPVACFLVDEAQFLTPDQVDDLFRIAVLDNVPVLAYGIRTDFLTHAFPGSRRLLEVAHTLEELKTICRCGRKAIFNTRRVGNKVVFDGDQVAIDGQDVWYESLCGSCYLEESGGRLGS